Genomic DNA from Methanosarcina sp. MTP4:
CCCCACATTCTCCACAGTTGGTCTGGGGCAGGTACTTGTAGGCTTGTAATGGGCTGTTTATTTTCATTGTTTACACCTCCGCTGCGATCCAGTTGGAAATGTCAACAGGCTCTGCATCTATCGAACCGAATAGGGTCTGCGTGGCCTTCTTCAGGAAAGCAACCGATGTCGGGTGCATCATCATGAAGAGATCGTTTCCTGCAAGGGCAAGGGACAGACCAGTGACAATCTCCCATATCGGGCCTCTGTATTCTCTCGGGCCCCAGTCGGAGTCTTCCTTGAGTGGTGATCCAACCATCCAGGACTCACGGGCACCCCATGCGTTGGTGGTACCTGAGGACATCGGGAAGGTCAGTTCGTCATCACCCATAAGGGCTGCAAGCCTGATACGCTCCATGTTGGTGTAAGCGTAGTCGAGACCATATCCGAGGGCTGCAGTGGTCGGGTCCATGATTATCCTTTCCCTGGGCACGTTGCACTGCTTCATGAGCTTCCTGTTGAGTTCCTTCTGGGAGTTCATGTCCAGCTGTGTCCATGAAAGCACATCGTGGTCGTACTTTAATGCGGCCTCTGCGATTGCTGCATAGTCCAGGTTCAGGCTTGCAGATGCAAGGAGGCAGCGCTCGCCTTCTGCAACTTCTGCTGCTTTTGCGAGGACTTCTGGGTCCTTCTGCGGGTTCCCGGATCCACCGATCGCGATTGGCACGTCAACTGCCTGCAGGACTTCTTCTACAACCTTGGCTGCTTCCTTGGCGGGTGTGTCCTTGATGAGCGGGTCGGTTGAAATCAGGTGGATTGTGATCATGTCGGCGTTGAACTGCTCAACGTTCTTCTTTGCCCATTCTCCTGGGCTGTCCATGACTTCGTCGTAGTTCTGCTTTACAGCCTTTGCAAGGCCAATGCGCATATCGAATACGTCGATTGTAACCTGGTTCCTGTTCGGCATCTCAGCGTCGAAGTAGAACGGAAGGGCCTTCTCGCCACCAACGTGCACTGCCTTTCCACGGCTTCCACCGTCTGCTGATGTGTTACCTATCCTGACTTCCTGTATTGGGGTTGCCCAATCTGCCATGTTTGCAACATCGAATTTGGCAGGGATGAGATCCTTAAACTTCGGGGCAGCAAGGGCTGCTGCTGGTGCAGCGGCTGCAGGGCCTCCGATGCCTACGGGGTAGCCGAACATACCTGCAATTCTTGCGAAGTGCTGGGCAAGTACTGCACTCTCCTGTCCCAGGGCTGCAGCGAGCATCGGGTCAAAGCCACCGCCAAGACCTCCCAGGTCAAGTTCAATGTCCCCTTCAATAGTAACACCTTCGAGGGCTTCTACGTCCATGCCCGCGAACATGTCTGTAATGTCAGTTAATTTCATCTTCTTTGCCATGTAAACCTCACCATTTCAGTTGATTATCCGTTTTTATGAGTGACTGAGTTAATGTGATGCGTTTTTTATGGACTATAAAGATCCGCTTAAATCTCAGTTACATGCCTGAGGGTCCTGTATTCCCTGAACCCCATTTCATCCTGCAGCGTTCCACAGGTTCGTAAAATTGTTTGAAACCAGGGTTAGAACCCCAGTTTCTTTGCAATTTTTTCGATTTCAATCACTGCAGCCGAATCCTCAGGGAGTTCGGAGAGAGGGATGCCCCCTATGTCCAGCTCCTCGACTTTCGGGTCAAGGGGGACCATGCCTATAAGGTCAAGTTTTAGATCCCCGGCAAGTTTTTCGATCTTATCGCGGTTGGCATCTGTGACCTTGTTTGCAATAACATGTATATTGCTAATATTTGATTCCAGTTCATCCACAAGTTCATGAATCCTTTCAGCAGTCCTGAAACCCCTTCTTGAGGCGTCTGTCACCACTATCAGGTTATCGACGTTCCGGATGATCTTCCGGCTGAAGTGCTCGAGTCCGGCTTCCGTGTCAATGACCACCACATCATAGTTGACAACAAGTTTGTCCATGATGCCCCGAAGCAGGTTGTTTACGTAACAGTAGCAGCCTGCACCTTCGGGCCTGCCCATTACCAGGAGGTCGTAACCCGACATTTCTTCAATAATCTCGTAGATCTTACTCTGGAGTATCGATTCCTTATTCATGTCGGGGTGGTCAGGTTTCGGCTTTGTAATCTCCTCCTGGAGTGCCTCCTTTGCGTCCCCGATAGTCTTTACTGCCTCACATCCCAGGGTTTCTGGCAGGTTCGTATCCGCATCTGCGTCAACTGCAAGTAAAAAGTTGTCATTTTTAGAAAGGTAGCGGATCAAAAGAGCCGCTACCGCTGTTTTACCTGTCCCGCCTTTTCCCGTTATTGCAATAACTTTTGTCACAGAATACCTCTTTTGAATTGTTTTTCTGTTTTAGAGCACCTGCGTGTCACTCACTTCTTTGCTTTCTTCTCGCTGATGATCATCTTGTCGATGGAAATCTTTGCGTTCTTGAATGTCAGCTTGATTCCACCGCCGGATCCACCGGAGACCATCGGCATTGCGGGCATCTGGAAGCCTGCTGCAGGCATCATCATTGGGGCTGCTGCAACAGCTTCTTCCTCTTCTTCTTCCTCTTCTTCTTCCTCTTCTTCTGCTACCCAGTTTGCAACTACGGGGTGGTCCTTCTCCTGCAGGAAGGCTTTCAGGGCGTCGACATCCGGAGCATCTGCTTCGGTTGCGATCTTGTCGATGATGTCAGCAGGGATGGTTTCTGCAATCTTCTCCTTGAATGTGGAGGGGAGCCAGACAACCCTGTTCCATCCGCCGTCAGCCTGGATGAACTTGGGGGAGTAGAAGTAGTTCACACCAACACCGAGGAAACCGACTACCTGCTTCCCACCACCGGTCTGACCGGCCATTGTGGAGAACCCGAGTCCGTTGGGGGACATTCCCTGGAATTCCCTGTTAATCCAGCCGATACCGTCGACTTCAGGGATGTAGAACCCTACAACTTCGAAGCAGCCGCATGATGTGTGCGGGAATTCGAAGAAGGAGTGGAGCTTTATCCTGTCAAACTCGCCGCCGGAGAGTTTCTTGGCAATCTCGTTAACTCCGGTGTATTCACCGCTGAGTTCGTCGATTACATCTCCCTTTACCAGCTCGAACTGTGGGCCTTCCGGATCTACCTTTGCGGCAGCGCGGCCGTCAAACCAGTTGATTGCACCACAGAGGGCAATCCTGTCAGGGGAAACCACACAGACGCTTGTTGGAGCAAATGCCTGGCAGAGGGTGCAGCCGTAGAAGACATCAACGTCTTCATCGTGGAGGTCCTTGGTCCTTGCGTCTCTGGCTTTGAAGATTTCCGTTGCGGCATCAAGCTGCTCCTTGACTGCTGCCTCTTCGGTGTAGAAGGTTGCCTGCATCTTCTCGATGAAGGGAAGTTCGGTCTTGAAGAGCATCATGACTGCCTGACCGAAGGCCTCAAGGGAGTCGATCTTTCCAGCTGTGTCCTTGGAAACCCTCATCCAGACATCATACCTCTGGTTCAGGTGCATGATACCCTGGCAGTAGTTCACGAAGTCGTGGACACGCCTTTCAACAACGGACTCAAGGTCAGGTTCGACCAGTTCTCCGGCGATGTTGAAGACCATTGCCCAGGGGTAGGTCTTGCCCTCTTCCATGTCCTTGATGTCAGGACCGACGATTGTGACCTGGTCGTCTACAATTGCGTCCATGTCTGCTGCCCGGACGAGTTCCAGACCCATGGACTTGGGACCACCGAGCTCAACAAACATACCGTCTTTTCTTACTCTTTCACCTTCATACATTGGGGAAATTTCAAATGGGAATTCATCTGCCATTTATGTTTCGCCTCCTAAATCAGATTTATAAGTTCTCGATTAATTCATCCAGGGCAGCATAGTTGTCTTCCTTGCTGATGTTCCCGAAGGACATTGTTGCGTTCTGGATGTAGTCTCTACCGATTGAAATTGCTTTTACGCTGGAGAAGTTCTTAGTTCCGGACAGTACCTGGTTGATGTAGTACTTCTTGAAACCAAGGACGATAACCATGTCGTAGTTGCCTTTTTCGTCAAGTCCGGGCCATTTCGGGTCGGTTAAGTAGAACCCGAGCTGGTGGAGGTTGATGTAACTGGCATCCACGTCCTTGTCCAGGAATCCGGGGAGTGAACTTCCGGTAGCTGCAATCGGAAGGTTTGCCTTCTTTGCAATCTTGACTGCGCGGTCCAGGAGTTCGGGCTGAAGGACACCGGTCCCGACCACAAACAGAGGCCTCTTTGCCTTGGAGATCATCTTGGCTGCCATGTCCGGGTTGATTGCCTTGGAGGTGGTCACCCCGTAGCTGGTAAAGAGCTTGGTGTTCTTTGTAGTGTCAACCATTTTCAGGCCTCCTTGCAGAGTCTCTTGAGGTTAGTGGGCTGTGCCGAGACGTCGAACTTGATCTTCGGACCGGAAATGATCTTCTTCTTCTTCCAATCGATTTCCCATCCATGGTCTGCTTCAAGGACCTTGAGGAGGTCTGCACGCTTGGCAAGCGGGAGGTCGGCTTCGTTCCTGATGAACTTCCACCAGTCTTTCGGCCTTTCCCCGAGGTACTTCTCGTGGAGTTCCATCCAGTGGGTCAGTTTGATTGACCTTCCCATGCTGTTGTCGGACGGGCGAATGCAGGCCTTTGCCATCATCGGGATTGCTTCCTGCCAGGTCTCTGCGGTTGTCAGGAGGAATTCCGGTGCTGGTGGGATTGGCATTTCTTCGCCGTTCCTGGCGTCGTAGACTTTCCACTTGGATTCGTCATAGGTCTTAGCTATCAGGGCTCTCCTGTACTTGGAACTGTGGGCTCCGAGCACTGCGGGGATACCAAGGATGTTACATCCGGTGCCGATGGAAGATGCTTTCTGGGAGAATGCACCCCATGCAAGGCCACAGGCTCCGACACGGGATAGGGTGTAGTCGGCGATTTCTGCAAGGTTGCCTTCCATTGTCCTGCTGGCGAAGATACCGGCGACCTTCTCGGCTGCTCCGGTGATGTGGGCGTTCGAGACACATGACCCGTTGTTGAGAAGTCCACCACATTCGAATCCACCGGGGTACTTCTCGTAGAGGGTCTTGCCGTCTTCGTCCTTGTACATACCGATGTCCATCGCACCACAGCCGGTAACGGCCACGATGTAGTTCCTTTTCAGGAATTCTTCTGCGATGTAGTAGACGTCCTTGGAACCGCCAATGTAGTTCGGACATCCGATGATCGCGATGATACCCGGGGTTGTACCCATGACAAGGTTCAGACCTTCAGCACGGATTTCTGCGTCGGATACCTGACCTCTGCCGGCTCTCATCCAGCCCTTCTCCTCGGCAATCAGCTTCTGGGAAGCTTTCTCGATAACACTGAGGATGGGGATTTCCTTCTTACATACCTGTTCGCAGCGGCGGCAGCCGACACATGCGTCGTGGAGGTCCTCAAGGTACGAGTAGTCTCCTTCCTTGGCGAACTTCATGGCCTCGGGGATGTCCAGCTCAATCGGACATGCCAGGTAACAGGCACCGCAGTCGGCACACTTGTCGACCCATTCCTTTAACTGCTCGTCACTCGGGATTTCCCTGAAGCCCTCTGCCTTGCGGATCGGGTGCATTTCCTGGGTCAGCCTTATGGTGAGCTCTCCGAGCTTCTCGTTGTCCAGGATCACACAACCCGGGATCGCTCCGGACTTGAGTTCCTCAATGGTTGCATCGACGTCCTGGTTGTCCCTGTTGGGCAGGCCGTACATGATCTTGGCATTGGATGCAATCACAGGGATCTTAAGCTTCTGGGCTTCGGGTACGATGTCTCCACGGACACACTGTTCGTCAACAACAATGACGTCAGGCATTCCGGAGCGGATAATCTTGAGTTCCTTGGACATGGAACCGATGACCTTGGCGTATGGGGGTCTCCTGTCAGCTTCCTTGTACCTGGTCAGGTCGATTGCGGTACAGCAGAGCCCGGCGATTTCCATCTTGTCGGTCAGGTCGTTTTCTTCCATGTAGTCCATCATGTAAGTGACACCGGCCACATTGTGTCCGATCACACAGAGGAAGGGCTTTTCCTTGTCAATGGTTCCCATGCCGATTTCAACGAGGGGGGCTTCGGGGTCTGCCTTCGGGAAGTCGAGGGCTGCGATCTGCACAATATCGGAAATTTCCATTCCTACGTGGTCCAGGCTGCCGCTGAAGAGAGCCTTTGAGTCGTAGTCGATCTCTGAGGATTCCTGCCCTGCGTGGACGGTTGCAAGGAGCTGGGTTAACTGCTCTTCTGTGTGTTCCATTGCAGGCTTGAGTTCCCCGAGGGTCTTGGGGCTTAACCCGGTTGTGATTGTGATGTTCGGGGTGAGCACGTTGGACTGTCCAAGGTCGAGGGGGACATCTTCGCCAAAGGTTTCGATCAGGTGGTCAAGCAGGTGGCGGCCGTGGGCTGCGTGGCAGGCAGTACCGGTAATCACACGGAGGAAGAATTCCCTGCCGTTGTGTCCGGCCATGTCAATACCACAGGCACCTCTCTTGTTGTTGGAGAGATCACAGGGGCCGTATGTGCAGTAGCAGCACTGGTCACACATAGGGGTGATTACAGGCTCATAACGGTCAAGGAGCACAAGGTTCCAGTCGTCCCTGTAGGATGCCAGACCCGGGAATGGGGTCGGGCCCATCGGACCGATCTCTTCTGCTTCGGCAGCTTCCTTTGCTGCCCCCACAATGTTGTTAATTGTGATCTGAACGGATTCCAGATCTTCTATAGAAAAACTCCCGGTAGTTAGTTTGCTCATCTGAGCTTTACCTCCTAAATTTGTTTTGAGTCTACTTCGCTGAAATGATTGCAAATTTTTGCATAGTCCGGCCTATCCTTAACGATTATAAATTACAAATTTTGCTTTAAACTTTACATTTCCAATCGTCTGGTCCGAACTTAATTGCAAAACGTTTTTATCGCTTTTTCAAATATTCGTTCCTTAACTGAACGTTTTTCCCAACTAAAACGTTTTTTTGGAAGTATATTTGGTCAAAACTCGTTTTTAGGGCTTTATTTTTCTAAATTTTCTGTTTTTATGCCCTTTTCTCTTAAAAACCGTTTTTACCAGCGATTGTGACCTGAATTTTTAGAAAGAGATCACTACCGATGGATAATAAACACTAATTAACGGTGTAAATGTGCCAAATCTATATAATATTTTCTAATTTGTTACACCCTATTTCGGGATTGGCAAAGTGCAAAAAGTCCGTTCTCTGTCTGTATGGAAATTAATGTTTTGTAAATATGGATCATAGGGAGCAAGTCCGCATGATGATGATTTTCAAAAAAGCTATGTTTGAGTATGAATAATCTTTATTATAATATTATTTTTTCCTGTATATCTTTTACTTATTTATCATTTGATGTAAATAATTCTCCTAATATTTCTTATTCGGAAATATATTTTAAATTAGAATGATATTCAATCGAATTATCATTCCGTATATATACATTTCACTTAATTTACATGTTTTCTATAAAATTTGCTCTAATGAAATTACCAAAATTTATATATATGAGTAAGGAACTGGCATTTTTCCCTTAGTAAACGCCGTGAATCGGTTTTACCTCCGATCCTGATCAGATCCGAGCTTAATTTTTTTAACCTTTATATATTTTTATAAATTTATCTGTTTTGTATATATATCCGTCCTATTAATGTATGATACGATATAGCAAGGGTTTGGTGTTCACCTGACATCTAGTTGCCTTGAAGGGCATCCAGTGGCCCGACTTATGCATCAGAAAACAACCTGTACGTTTGAAATGCTTTGATGGTATGTCTACATGTATAATCCAGAGTAGTCCCATATAGATTATCCTTTTGAATAGTCCGGCAAAACAGTCTCATTGATTATCGTAGAATATTCCAGCAAAACAGTCCCATATAAATTATCC
This window encodes:
- the cdhC gene encoding CO dehydrogenase/CO-methylating acetyl-CoA synthase complex subunit beta, which gives rise to MADEFPFEISPMYEGERVRKDGMFVELGGPKSMGLELVRAADMDAIVDDQVTIVGPDIKDMEEGKTYPWAMVFNIAGELVEPDLESVVERRVHDFVNYCQGIMHLNQRYDVWMRVSKDTAGKIDSLEAFGQAVMMLFKTELPFIEKMQATFYTEEAAVKEQLDAATEIFKARDARTKDLHDEDVDVFYGCTLCQAFAPTSVCVVSPDRIALCGAINWFDGRAAAKVDPEGPQFELVKGDVIDELSGEYTGVNEIAKKLSGGEFDRIKLHSFFEFPHTSCGCFEVVGFYIPEVDGIGWINREFQGMSPNGLGFSTMAGQTGGGKQVVGFLGVGVNYFYSPKFIQADGGWNRVVWLPSTFKEKIAETIPADIIDKIATEADAPDVDALKAFLQEKDHPVVANWVAEEEEEEEEEEEEEAVAAAPMMMPAAGFQMPAMPMVSGGSGGGIKLTFKNAKISIDKMIISEKKAKK
- the cdhD gene encoding CO dehydrogenase/acetyl-CoA synthase subunit delta, translating into MAKKMKLTDITDMFAGMDVEALEGVTIEGDIELDLGGLGGGFDPMLAAALGQESAVLAQHFARIAGMFGYPVGIGGPAAAAPAAALAAPKFKDLIPAKFDVANMADWATPIQEVRIGNTSADGGSRGKAVHVGGEKALPFYFDAEMPNRNQVTIDVFDMRIGLAKAVKQNYDEVMDSPGEWAKKNVEQFNADMITIHLISTDPLIKDTPAKEAAKVVEEVLQAVDVPIAIGGSGNPQKDPEVLAKAAEVAEGERCLLASASLNLDYAAIAEAALKYDHDVLSWTQLDMNSQKELNRKLMKQCNVPRERIIMDPTTAALGYGLDYAYTNMERIRLAALMGDDELTFPMSSGTTNAWGARESWMVGSPLKEDSDWGPREYRGPIWEIVTGLSLALAGNDLFMMMHPTSVAFLKKATQTLFGSIDAEPVDISNWIAAEV
- the cdhB gene encoding CO dehydrogenase/acetyl-CoA synthase complex subunit epsilon, whose amino-acid sequence is MVDTTKNTKLFTSYGVTTSKAINPDMAAKMISKAKRPLFVVGTGVLQPELLDRAVKIAKKANLPIAATGSSLPGFLDKDVDASYINLHQLGFYLTDPKWPGLDEKGNYDMVIVLGFKKYYINQVLSGTKNFSSVKAISIGRDYIQNATMSFGNISKEDNYAALDELIENL
- a CDS encoding AAA family ATPase, which encodes MTKVIAITGKGGTGKTAVAALLIRYLSKNDNFLLAVDADADTNLPETLGCEAVKTIGDAKEALQEEITKPKPDHPDMNKESILQSKIYEIIEEMSGYDLLVMGRPEGAGCYCYVNNLLRGIMDKLVVNYDVVVIDTEAGLEHFSRKIIRNVDNLIVVTDASRRGFRTAERIHELVDELESNISNIHVIANKVTDANRDKIEKLAGDLKLDLIGMVPLDPKVEELDIGGIPLSELPEDSAAVIEIEKIAKKLGF
- the cdhA gene encoding CO dehydrogenase/acetyl-CoA synthase complex subunit alpha, with amino-acid sequence MSKLTTGSFSIEDLESVQITINNIVGAAKEAAEAEEIGPMGPTPFPGLASYRDDWNLVLLDRYEPVITPMCDQCCYCTYGPCDLSNNKRGACGIDMAGHNGREFFLRVITGTACHAAHGRHLLDHLIETFGEDVPLDLGQSNVLTPNITITTGLSPKTLGELKPAMEHTEEQLTQLLATVHAGQESSEIDYDSKALFSGSLDHVGMEISDIVQIAALDFPKADPEAPLVEIGMGTIDKEKPFLCVIGHNVAGVTYMMDYMEENDLTDKMEIAGLCCTAIDLTRYKEADRRPPYAKVIGSMSKELKIIRSGMPDVIVVDEQCVRGDIVPEAQKLKIPVIASNAKIMYGLPNRDNQDVDATIEELKSGAIPGCVILDNEKLGELTIRLTQEMHPIRKAEGFREIPSDEQLKEWVDKCADCGACYLACPIELDIPEAMKFAKEGDYSYLEDLHDACVGCRRCEQVCKKEIPILSVIEKASQKLIAEEKGWMRAGRGQVSDAEIRAEGLNLVMGTTPGIIAIIGCPNYIGGSKDVYYIAEEFLKRNYIVAVTGCGAMDIGMYKDEDGKTLYEKYPGGFECGGLLNNGSCVSNAHITGAAEKVAGIFASRTMEGNLAEIADYTLSRVGACGLAWGAFSQKASSIGTGCNILGIPAVLGAHSSKYRRALIAKTYDESKWKVYDARNGEEMPIPPAPEFLLTTAETWQEAIPMMAKACIRPSDNSMGRSIKLTHWMELHEKYLGERPKDWWKFIRNEADLPLAKRADLLKVLEADHGWEIDWKKKKIISGPKIKFDVSAQPTNLKRLCKEA